A single window of Gadus morhua chromosome 22, gadMor3.0, whole genome shotgun sequence DNA harbors:
- the rps27.1 gene encoding 40S ribosomal protein S27.1 — protein sequence MPLAKDLLHPTPEEEKRRHKKKRLVQSPNSYFMDVKCPGCYKITTVFSHAQTVVLCVGCSTVLCQPTGGKARLTEGCSFRRKQH from the exons ATGCCA CTCGCAAAAGACTTGCTGCACCCAACTCCCgaggaggaaaagaggaggCACAAGAAGAAGCGTCTCGTTCAGAGTCCCAACTCTTACTTCATGGACGTGAAATGTCCAG GATGCTATAAGATCACAACTGTCTTCAGCCATGCACAGaccgttgtgttgtgtgtaggcTGCTCGACAGTCCTATGCCAACCCACTGGAGGCAAAGCACGTCTCACAGAGG GATGCTCATTCAGGAGGAAGCAGCACTAG
- the LOC115536220 gene encoding small conductance calcium-activated potassium channel protein 3-like, with amino-acid sequence MRDRRTVPEIIITARDDVDEELEESRIYTVEGGDQRGPLPGAEGPGPSPAPAPGPQESKPDMKDDQYWKTHSIGWRLVRRRALFERRQRLNDCALAVGIFGVVVMVMETELSWGVYSKSSIYSIVLKSVISVSTVLLVGLIVAYHCCEVQLYMHDNGAEDWRIAMTMERVTLIALELVAVAIHPYPMGVLAYVQKVPPSSETELEIMLALPMFLRLYLLGRAMMLHSRLFTDTASRSIGALNKIHFNTRFVGKTLMTTYPGTVLMIFSVSLWIVAAWGLHVCERHHNYRDLSSNYMEALWMVSVTFLSIGYGDVVPHTYCGRSICLLTGIMGAGCTVLVVAVVARKLELTRAEKHVHNFMMDSHISKEIKSAAANVLRETWLIYKHTKMSRERDHTRVRMHQRKLLLAIHHLRSVKMEKRKLADQANSLVDLSKVGEMQSLMYDVLSEVQGCRGELDTHVNSLEKHVEELREGFRSLMPLLSNTLSTQNSSIRHLLWERETQAENAATATTTSGGGGAQ; translated from the exons ATGCGCGACCGCCGCACGGTCCCGGAGATCATCATCACGGCCAGAGACGACGTggacgaggagctggaggagtccCGGATCTAcacggtggaggggggggaccaGCGTGGCCCGCTGCCCGGGGCGGAGGGCCCCGGCCCCAGCCCGGCCCCCGCCCCGGGGCCCCAGGAGTCCAAACCGGACATGAAGGACGACCAGTACTGGAAGACCCACAGCATCGGCTGGAGGCTGGTGCGGCGCAGGGCTCTGTTCGAGAGGAGGCAGCGGCTCAACGACTGTGCCCTGGCCGTGGGGATCTTCGGGGTGGTCGTCATGGTGATGGAGACGGAGCTGTCCTGGGGTGTCTACAGTAAG AGTTCCATCTACTCCATAGTGCTGAAGTCGGTGATCAGTGTGTCCACCGTGCTCCTGGTGGGCCTGATCGTGGCCTATCACTGCTGTGAGGTGCAG CTCTACATGCACGACAACGGCGCAGAGGACTGGCGCATCGCCATGACGATGGAGCGGGTCACCCTGATTGCGCTGGAGCTCGTGGCGGTGGCCATCCACCCGTACCCCATGGGCGTGCTGGCCTACGTCCAGAAGGTCCCGCCCAGCTCGGAGACGGAGCTGGAGATCATGCTGGCTCTGCCCATGTTCCTCCGACTCTACCTGCTGGGCCGGGCCATGATGCTCCACAGCCGGCTCTTCACAGACACCGCCTCGCGCAGCATCGGCGCTCTGAACAAG ATCCACTTCAACACCCGCTTTGTGGGCAAGACGCTGATGACCACCTACCCGGGCACTGTGCTCATGATCTTCAGCGTGTCCCTGTGGATCGTGGCGGCGTGGGGTTTGCATGTTTGTGAAAG GCACCACAACTACAGGGACCTCAGCAGCAACTACATGGAGGCCCTGTGGATGGTCTCTGTGACCTTCCTGTCCATTGGCTACGGGGACGTGGTGCCCCACACCTACTGCGGTCGCAGCATCTGTCTGCTCACAGGGATCATG GGGGCTGGCTGCACAGTGTTGGTGGTTGCCGTGGTTGCCAGGAAGCTGGAGCTTACCCGAGCAGAAAAACACGTCCACAATTTTATGATGGATTCCCACATCTCCAAAGAG ATCAAATCTGCAGCGGCAAACGTGTTGAGGGAGACTTGGCtcatctacaaacacacaaagatgtCGAGGGAGAGGGACCACACCAGGGTCCGCATGCACCAGAGGAAGCTGCTGCTGGCCATCCACCa TCTGCGCAGCGTGAAAATGGAGAAGAGAAAACTGGCCGACCAAGCTAACTCACTTGTTGATCTCAGCAAGGTGGGAGAG ATGCAGAGCCTGATGTACGACGTGCTGTCGGAGGTGCAGGGCTGCCGGGGAGAGCTGGACACGCACGTCAACAGCCTGGAGAAGCACGTGGAGGAGTTGAGAGAGGGCTTCCGGAGCCTCATGCCTCTCCTCTCCAACACGCTGTCCACACAAAACTCCTCCATCCGCCACCTGctgtgggagagggagacccAGGCGGAgaacgccgccaccgccaccaccacaagCGGGGGCGGCGGAGCACAATAG